Proteins from a genomic interval of Methanococcoides sp. AM1:
- the xseA gene encoding exodeoxyribonuclease VII large subunit → MPAYTVTELNNFIKNILTTDPNLNNVWVQGEISNLTKHGSGHYYFTIKDKKSQISCVSFRSVNRSLRFEPEKNMKVLVFGSVDVYTIRGQYQLRVMDMRPDGIGELYKAYEQLKERLEKEGLFSDIHKQTIPKFPKKIGVATSATGAAIHDILNVIGRRYPVDILLSPTIVQGERSVESIVHSIELLNRTDVDVIIVGRGGGSLEDLWSFNEEAVARAVFNSEKPIVSAVGHETDFTISDFTADLRAPTPSAAAELVVPDQKDVKRHLVNLNMRMESEIHHLISERKKHLEHLQEKIEPEHFRDMLRQDFQHIDELTSKLTTSIGRIVENKTSELRLHASRLNSVSPLNTMGRGYSIAVSPDSRRIITKVADVKEKDKVDVIVSDGILECNVKSIRDDRKKYLLFER, encoded by the coding sequence ATGCCTGCATATACTGTTACGGAACTGAACAATTTTATCAAAAATATACTGACAACTGACCCGAATCTGAACAATGTCTGGGTACAGGGAGAGATCTCAAACCTCACAAAACATGGGTCAGGACATTATTATTTTACCATCAAGGACAAAAAGAGCCAGATAAGCTGTGTTAGTTTCAGGTCCGTGAACAGGTCACTTAGATTCGAACCTGAAAAGAACATGAAGGTACTTGTTTTTGGATCCGTGGACGTATATACCATCCGCGGCCAGTACCAACTGCGTGTGATGGACATGCGACCGGATGGGATCGGGGAATTATACAAAGCTTATGAGCAGCTCAAGGAAAGACTGGAAAAGGAAGGACTTTTCAGCGATATCCACAAGCAAACCATACCAAAATTCCCGAAAAAGATCGGTGTTGCCACCTCTGCCACAGGTGCTGCAATACATGATATATTGAATGTCATCGGGCGCAGATACCCTGTTGACATACTACTCTCACCCACCATCGTACAAGGAGAAAGGTCTGTGGAAAGTATCGTACATTCCATAGAACTGCTGAACAGGACCGATGTGGATGTGATAATAGTGGGCCGTGGTGGCGGCTCCCTTGAAGACCTCTGGTCATTTAATGAGGAAGCGGTCGCAAGAGCTGTTTTCAACTCCGAAAAACCCATTGTTTCCGCAGTAGGCCATGAAACTGATTTTACCATATCTGACTTTACAGCCGACCTTCGGGCACCAACGCCTTCTGCAGCTGCAGAGCTTGTAGTGCCTGACCAGAAGGACGTAAAAAGACATCTGGTGAACCTGAACATGAGGATGGAAAGCGAAATTCACCACCTCATATCTGAAAGAAAGAAGCATCTGGAACATCTTCAGGAAAAGATAGAACCTGAACATTTCAGGGACATGCTAAGACAGGATTTCCAACATATTGATGAGCTCACATCAAAGCTGACAACATCCATTGGAAGAATTGTAGAGAACAAGACATCTGAGCTCAGGCTTCATGCTTCCAGACTCAATTCGGTAAGCCCTTTGAACACCATGGGAAGAGGCTACAGCATTGCAGTATCCCCTGATAGCAGGAGGATCATCACAAAAGTTGCCGATGTAAAGGAGAAAGATAAAGTTGATGTAATTGTCAGCGATGGTATTCTGGAATGTAATGTAAAGAGCATAAGGGACGACAGGAAGAAATACCTGCTATTTGAGAGGTGA
- the xseB gene encoding exodeoxyribonuclease VII small subunit, with translation MGKTDSTDGISEDNINEEIIDEFTFEEALEELETIVEHLERGQLTLDDSIGTFEKGMKLALLCNRKIEDSEKKIELLIEKNGKLATEPFSEME, from the coding sequence ATGGGAAAGACAGATAGTACCGACGGTATTAGTGAAGACAACATTAATGAAGAGATCATTGATGAATTTACATTTGAAGAAGCGCTTGAAGAACTGGAAACTATTGTTGAGCATCTTGAAAGGGGGCAGCTTACTCTGGACGATAGTATAGGAACCTTCGAGAAAGGTATGAAGCTGGCACTCCTCTGTAACCGTAAAATAGAGGATTCTGAAAAGAAAATAGAGCTCCTGATAGAAAAGAACGGTAAACTTGCGACAGAACCATTTAGTGAAATGGAATGA
- a CDS encoding ATPase domain-containing protein, translating to MSELQNLSCCIDGFDEILGGFRKPSTILVAGTAGVGKTTMILQMLSNAAKRGEKTLYIPLTTETAGKTERLHSIYPFLDENVKVYPVSRPASEKDPLSTLIDVGNVIASENPDRLAIDPITPIGFGFVEQERRRFFYTLDSMLKESKAFVMLTGELVEDQIHGYVASHLTDGIIYLSKENSGYHTAHKLKVLKMLGIEPSNKARCTAREYSYDVSSEGFTAYPRLIVEDAGELPETRIKSGMENFDLMLHGGMIAGNSTLIAGEPGTGKSIFGWQFLMEGLRNGEKGIIVTYNELPQQIIQEASKLGYDMQKYVDSGMLKFIHSNPEEIHPDEHATRIKELVESMEATRLVIDGLISLEITFPDIIKLRGYLQRLTAYLKTRGVTSVITTELSAQENDRIMSKDASFIVDTVVTVRQVVFSNEVKRYIRVLKSKGSKHALNMREYVISEAGIKINCDVIL from the coding sequence ATGTCAGAACTTCAAAATTTGTCATGCTGTATCGACGGCTTTGATGAGATCCTGGGGGGATTCAGGAAACCATCAACAATACTGGTTGCGGGTACAGCAGGGGTTGGCAAGACCACAATGATACTGCAGATGTTATCAAATGCTGCCAAAAGGGGAGAAAAAACACTATACATACCTCTTACAACGGAGACTGCAGGGAAAACCGAAAGACTGCATTCAATATACCCATTCCTGGATGAGAATGTCAAAGTATATCCGGTGAGCCGCCCTGCATCTGAGAAGGATCCATTGAGCACATTGATAGATGTCGGAAATGTAATAGCCTCGGAAAATCCCGACCGTCTGGCCATTGACCCGATCACACCCATAGGATTTGGCTTTGTTGAGCAGGAGAGAAGGCGTTTCTTCTACACACTGGATTCCATGCTTAAAGAATCAAAAGCCTTTGTGATGCTCACAGGAGAGCTTGTTGAAGATCAGATACATGGGTATGTTGCCAGCCACCTTACAGATGGGATCATATATCTTTCAAAAGAGAACTCCGGCTACCATACTGCCCACAAACTGAAAGTCCTGAAGATGCTTGGCATCGAACCGAGCAACAAGGCAAGGTGTACCGCCCGCGAGTACAGTTACGACGTCAGCTCAGAAGGATTTACAGCATACCCTCGCCTGATCGTTGAAGATGCAGGTGAGCTTCCTGAGACCAGGATAAAGTCAGGAATGGAAAACTTCGACCTTATGCTTCACGGCGGGATGATTGCCGGCAATAGTACCCTTATTGCAGGTGAACCCGGAACAGGAAAGAGCATATTTGGATGGCAGTTCCTCATGGAAGGACTCAGGAACGGAGAAAAGGGTATAATAGTCACATACAACGAGCTCCCACAGCAGATCATTCAGGAAGCATCAAAGTTAGGATATGACATGCAGAAATACGTTGATTCCGGAATGCTGAAATTCATCCATTCCAATCCGGAGGAGATCCATCCCGATGAGCATGCCACAAGAATAAAAGAACTTGTTGAAAGCATGGAAGCTACAAGGCTTGTAATAGATGGACTGATTAGTCTGGAGATAACATTCCCCGACATTATCAAACTCCGTGGGTATCTTCAGCGCCTTACAGCCTATCTGAAGACCAGGGGAGTTACATCGGTCATTACTACGGAACTGAGCGCTCAGGAGAATGACAGGATCATGAGTAAAGACGCCTCTTTTATTGTTGACACTGTAGTAACGGTCAGACAGGTCGTATTCTCAAATGAAGTTAAACGGTATATCAGAGTACTCAAATCGAAAGGTTCAAAACATGCACTGAACATGCGCGAGTATGTGATCTCAGAAGCAGGAATAAAGATCAACTGTGATGTTATTCTTTAA
- a CDS encoding MarR family transcriptional regulator, with translation MDELMGFVTGNKNRQKLLALLGSKGEMDAARIAKNMHVVKPSVDRILAELVEKELLSEDGGVYDLTELGTSVERSIHAI, from the coding sequence ATGGATGAATTAATGGGATTTGTAACAGGTAACAAGAACAGGCAGAAACTACTGGCTCTGCTTGGATCTAAAGGGGAGATGGATGCAGCACGCATCGCAAAGAACATGCACGTGGTAAAGCCATCTGTTGATAGGATACTGGCCGAGCTTGTTGAAAAGGAATTGTTAAGCGAAGATGGTGGTGTATACGACCTCACGGAGCTCGGAACAAGTGTTGAGAGGTCGATCCACGCAATCTGA
- a CDS encoding ribonuclease P protein component 4, whose amino-acid sequence MARIKKKQKNLIKDIATERIEYLFKLAGQNYGSHPDRSDRYVALARRIGMRYRVRLPSYLKRRVCKGCHSFLVPGNSSRIRLHGRYMTITCLKCGKEMRYPYTTDKKTNF is encoded by the coding sequence ATGGCACGAATAAAAAAGAAGCAAAAGAACCTGATAAAGGATATAGCAACTGAAAGGATCGAATATCTTTTCAAACTTGCAGGGCAGAACTATGGTTCTCATCCTGATAGGAGTGACCGGTACGTAGCTCTGGCAAGGCGGATCGGAATGAGATATCGCGTGAGGCTTCCTTCTTACTTAAAGCGCAGGGTATGCAAGGGTTGCCATTCTTTTCTGGTTCCTGGCAACAGCTCGAGGATAAGGCTTCATGGCAGGTATATGACAATAACCTGCCTTAAATGTGGGAAAGAGATGCGTTATCCTTATACTACTGACAAAAAAACGAATTTTTAA
- a CDS encoding MBL fold metallo-hydrolase, translating into MGSTQVGNVFIEWLGHAGFVLKGQGRVVYIDPYMLPDGPGHEGDADIILLTHEHFDHCDPESIRRVRGSTTTTIIPEKMSLQFKGDARRIDAGDLLTGDLAIKGVNIEVVPAYNLDKPNHPRGDGVGYIVELDGVRIYHAGDTDLIPEMKDMKADVVLLPISTLFTMGEEEAAEAAALIGPKVAIPMHYGCVECTESDPQRFKELVNEKDPRIEVIILQDK; encoded by the coding sequence ATGGGAAGTACACAGGTTGGTAATGTCTTTATAGAATGGCTCGGTCATGCCGGATTTGTATTGAAAGGTCAGGGCAGGGTCGTATACATCGATCCGTATATGCTGCCTGATGGTCCTGGTCATGAGGGCGATGCAGATATTATATTGTTGACACATGAACATTTTGATCATTGCGATCCGGAATCCATAAGGAGGGTGCGTGGAAGCACAACTACAACTATCATTCCTGAAAAAATGAGCTTACAATTCAAGGGTGATGCAAGACGTATCGATGCAGGTGATCTTCTGACCGGTGATCTTGCAATAAAAGGTGTCAATATCGAAGTGGTACCTGCATATAATCTGGACAAGCCCAATCACCCTCGTGGGGATGGCGTGGGTTATATTGTCGAGCTTGATGGTGTGAGAATATACCATGCAGGAGACACAGACCTCATCCCTGAAATGAAGGATATGAAGGCAGATGTTGTCCTTCTTCCTATTAGTACACTTTTTACTATGGGTGAAGAGGAAGCTGCAGAAGCTGCTGCACTTATAGGTCCGAAGGTCGCCATACCCATGCATTATGGTTGCGTGGAATGCACTGAGTCAGATCCACAAAGGTTTAAGGAACTTGTAAACGAAAAGGATCCTCGAATCGAAGTGATCATTTTACAGGACAAATAA
- a CDS encoding DUF1699 family protein encodes MKIRVVSSKEEIQSLSENEEIVHLAFRPSNTDIFSLVVKCPSVKALHIPSSYKKTISKSAKMYLEMQGINLLEGDVWGHRKDINEYSEVSQSVYDRIKDYRTEGLSEEEINEKMVRETRLSPDFIEFLMKQ; translated from the coding sequence ATGAAGATCAGAGTTGTAAGTTCAAAAGAAGAGATCCAGTCATTAAGTGAAAACGAAGAGATTGTACACCTTGCATTCAGACCATCAAACACAGACATATTCTCATTAGTTGTAAAATGCCCTAGTGTAAAAGCACTTCACATCCCAAGCTCATACAAGAAAACAATATCCAAATCTGCCAAGATGTATCTTGAGATGCAGGGTATCAACCTTCTTGAAGGTGACGTATGGGGACACAGAAAAGACATCAACGAGTACTCTGAAGTATCACAGAGCGTCTACGACCGCATAAAAGATTACAGGACCGAAGGCCTTTCTGAAGAAGAGATCAATGAGAAGATGGTCAGGGAAACAAGACTCAGTCCTGATTTCATAGAGTTCCTGATGAAGCAGTAA
- a CDS encoding secondary thiamine-phosphate synthase enzyme YjbQ: MPVLTRYLEYDTNGNSEVIDITDDVISSVSGSGINNGIVTVFAAGSTVAVSTLEYEPGLIHDLQQALERIAPQDIEYKHNERWHDGNGHSHVRASLLGQSESFPLMDGRILLGTWQQIIFIDLDNRARSRKLVVQIVGE, encoded by the coding sequence ATGCCGGTTCTTACAAGATATCTGGAATATGATACAAATGGTAATTCCGAGGTCATCGATATCACTGACGATGTCATAAGTTCAGTGAGCGGATCCGGAATTAATAATGGGATCGTTACTGTTTTTGCAGCAGGTTCTACTGTAGCAGTTTCCACTCTCGAGTATGAACCGGGACTTATCCATGACCTGCAGCAGGCACTTGAGCGCATAGCACCGCAGGATATCGAATATAAGCACAACGAAAGGTGGCATGATGGCAACGGTCATTCCCATGTCCGCGCATCTCTTTTGGGGCAAAGTGAATCTTTCCCGCTGATGGATGGCAGGATACTTCTTGGGACCTGGCAACAGATCATATTCATTGATCTGGATAACAGGGCACGTTCGCGCAAATTGGTCGTTCAGATCGTTGGTGAATGA
- a CDS encoding DHHA1 domain-containing protein, whose protein sequence is MIEKIQQIRTKALQCSSEIHKYDSVYVVSHIDADGLTSAGIIGKALERAGIDHSIHFVKQLDEVEIEAIADQNPELAIFTDLGSGMIESLNSHGINSIISDHHQPRGELEHHLNPHLFGFNGSYELSGSGMTYMLANALGDNRDLADLAIVGAIGDLQHLKKGHLTGINRYILEEGVNEGALHYEKDIMLFGKQTRPVFKLLQFASDPYLPGLTGNEDACIGFLHDLGIRFSGDERWRRWIDLEQNDKQKVVSALVQYCLHSGLPPYKIERLIGEVYLLMKEKEGTEMRDASEYSTLLNATARYGHADIGLAVCMGDRGKAYESARQLLSEHRQNLVNGLMFVKENGITELKNLQYFDAGSSIMETIVGIIAGMSTSITGNRSLPIIAFADSKDGVKVSARGTQDLIRKGLNLSEAMALTTAQLGGAGGGHDIAAGATIPFNVKEEFLQKLDSVIGEQLHKK, encoded by the coding sequence ATGATTGAAAAAATCCAACAGATAAGAACAAAAGCTTTGCAATGTTCATCTGAAATACACAAATACGATTCTGTATATGTGGTATCACACATAGATGCTGACGGTCTTACCTCTGCAGGGATAATCGGAAAAGCTCTTGAAAGAGCAGGCATCGATCATTCGATCCATTTTGTCAAGCAACTCGACGAGGTGGAAATTGAGGCTATAGCCGACCAGAATCCGGAACTTGCGATCTTCACAGATCTTGGAAGCGGCATGATAGAGTCCCTTAACTCACATGGGATAAATTCGATAATATCAGACCACCACCAACCAAGGGGAGAACTGGAACATCACCTGAACCCCCATCTTTTCGGCTTTAATGGATCATACGAGCTCAGCGGCTCCGGAATGACCTATATGCTTGCGAATGCTCTCGGAGATAACCGAGACCTTGCAGACCTTGCCATAGTCGGAGCCATAGGGGACCTTCAGCATTTGAAAAAAGGACATCTCACAGGAATTAATCGTTACATTCTCGAAGAAGGTGTAAACGAAGGTGCCCTCCATTACGAGAAAGACATAATGCTCTTTGGAAAACAGACACGCCCTGTCTTTAAACTGCTGCAGTTCGCATCCGACCCATACCTTCCCGGACTTACCGGAAATGAAGATGCGTGCATTGGATTTTTACATGACCTGGGAATACGGTTCAGCGGAGATGAACGCTGGAGAAGATGGATAGACCTTGAGCAAAATGATAAGCAGAAAGTGGTATCCGCCCTTGTGCAATACTGCCTCCATTCAGGTTTGCCACCTTACAAGATCGAAAGGCTCATTGGAGAGGTCTACCTGCTCATGAAAGAGAAGGAAGGCACAGAAATGAGAGATGCATCAGAATATTCCACTTTGCTCAACGCCACAGCACGCTACGGACATGCGGACATCGGCCTGGCGGTCTGCATGGGCGATCGCGGCAAAGCTTATGAATCCGCCCGCCAGCTGTTGAGCGAGCACCGCCAGAACCTTGTGAACGGACTCATGTTCGTCAAGGAGAACGGCATCACAGAACTCAAAAACCTTCAGTATTTCGATGCAGGTTCCAGTATCATGGAAACTATTGTTGGCATCATTGCAGGAATGAGCACATCCATCACCGGAAACCGCTCCCTTCCGATAATAGCCTTTGCAGATTCGAAGGACGGTGTCAAGGTCTCAGCCCGCGGAACACAGGACCTTATCAGGAAAGGACTCAACCTCTCTGAAGCCATGGCACTGACAACTGCACAGTTAGGTGGTGCAGGAGGAGGTCACGATATCGCAGCAGGTGCAACTATACCATTTAATGTAAAAGAAGAATTCCTGCAAAAGCTCGATTCTGTCATTGGCGAACAATTGCACAAAAAGTGA
- a CDS encoding DUF128 domain-containing protein yields MINKPHRVQFTSSRIEDLMFRTTFDPVAMAGDVIVNLSLIKEEDLESILDVYALAIRSGLSVSPFLKIIKGGEQIGDFRISNGDVGIATVCSITIDGVLLKGGVMINPKLGGVVQIKNGHPVRFTDVVTYVSTTVDPLEVLMSQDVTSVSQMLRTGSGKILANLREAPLVARDDIDHILSDMLDAGISGIMEVGEPNSRVLDVPVERDHLGVVVIGGTNPMAMAKEQGFEVRTNAMSTLIDIDEMKHVDDFV; encoded by the coding sequence ATGATCAACAAACCACATCGTGTCCAGTTCACTTCGTCTCGTATTGAAGACCTTATGTTCAGGACCACATTCGACCCGGTTGCAATGGCAGGTGATGTTATAGTCAATCTGTCTCTCATTAAGGAAGAAGATCTTGAATCTATTCTCGATGTATATGCGCTGGCTATCAGGAGTGGATTATCGGTCAGTCCTTTCCTCAAGATAATCAAAGGGGGGGAGCAGATAGGTGATTTCAGGATCTCCAATGGCGATGTGGGGATTGCTACTGTTTGCAGTATCACTATCGATGGTGTGCTCTTAAAAGGTGGCGTGATGATCAACCCTAAACTTGGGGGAGTCGTGCAGATCAAGAACGGACACCCGGTGAGGTTCACTGATGTGGTTACCTATGTGAGCACAACTGTCGATCCTCTTGAGGTCCTGATGTCGCAGGATGTTACTTCTGTGTCCCAGATGTTAAGGACAGGCTCTGGAAAGATCCTTGCCAATCTGCGTGAAGCACCACTGGTCGCAAGAGATGATATTGACCATATTCTCTCTGATATGCTGGATGCAGGTATCAGTGGAATTATGGAAGTTGGGGAGCCGAACTCCCGCGTGCTTGATGTTCCGGTGGAGCGAGATCATCTCGGTGTTGTTGTCATCGGTGGGACCAACCCCATGGCAATGGCAAAGGAACAGGGCTTTGAGGTTCGCACAAATGCGATGTCAACTTTGATAGACATAGATGAAATGAAACACGTCGATGATTTTGTCTGA
- a CDS encoding glucose-6-phosphate isomerase family protein codes for MVYNIEFGGVKRDPDIRMLHDMKEVVCDRKWFDSVDDFELYYMFRHLSMSEAELKTINKQHLRYDITVIPSGMMGREFIKTAGHYHPNVPGEEISYPEVYQVLEGEATYLLQKHEGDDVIDVVVIKAKAGDIALIPPDYGHVTINASNEPLKMANWVCCDFASSYIPFRDMEGGAYYLLDNGFVKNPRYEDLPELRYITPIDIPEFGLECGRDMYELVNDAEKLRFLKQPQDFVGVFESIVTI; via the coding sequence ATGGTTTATAATATTGAATTTGGGGGAGTTAAAAGGGATCCTGATATCAGGATGCTCCATGACATGAAAGAGGTCGTATGTGACAGAAAATGGTTCGATTCAGTTGATGACTTCGAACTATATTATATGTTCAGGCATCTTTCCATGTCCGAGGCGGAACTTAAAACTATTAACAAGCAGCATCTGCGTTATGATATTACGGTAATTCCTTCCGGAATGATGGGACGTGAATTTATCAAGACTGCAGGTCACTATCATCCGAATGTTCCGGGTGAGGAAATATCCTATCCTGAGGTCTATCAGGTGCTTGAAGGGGAGGCAACCTACCTTTTGCAAAAGCATGAAGGCGATGATGTTATCGATGTTGTTGTAATTAAAGCAAAAGCAGGGGATATTGCACTCATTCCTCCGGATTATGGGCATGTTACCATAAATGCATCCAATGAGCCTTTGAAAATGGCTAATTGGGTATGCTGTGACTTTGCTTCCAGTTACATACCTTTCAGGGATATGGAAGGTGGTGCATATTATCTGCTGGATAATGGATTTGTCAAGAATCCTCGATATGAGGACCTTCCTGAGCTAAGATACATCACTCCGATAGACATTCCGGAATTTGGTCTTGAATGTGGCAGGGATATGTACGAACTCGTAAACGATGCCGAAAAGCTTCGTTTCCTGAAGCAGCCACAGGATTTCGTTGGCGTGTTTGAGAGCATTGTTACTATTTGA